The Rickettsia endosymbiont of Cantharis rufa genome segment TCATAAATTCTTTCAGGATAATCTAGCGGGGCATATTAGCAATCGTATTACCGAAACCGCAAGATCGTTCGAGATGATCATTTCGATATTCGGTGAAAAAATTCTTCGTAAACTCGCTATTATTGTATTTGCATTAGTTGCTTTATATTCGGTACATTACGTTTTTGCTACAATATTTATCTTATGGATTACGGTCTTTTTAGGACTTAGTGTTCTTTTCTCGAATAAAATCAATAAATACTCATTAAATTATGCTAGAAGCCAATCTTTTGTTGCCGGTAGTGTTGTAGATGCAATTAGTAACATTAATGCGGTTAGAATGTTTACAGCCCATAAATTTGAACGTCAGCATTTAGAAACAAGAGTAGAAAATGCCGTAGCCGATGAGCAAACTATGCAATTTTTCATGTTCAAATTACGCTATGCTCTTGGAACTTCTTGCTCAATAATGATCTTTATAATGATCTATTACTTATCTAAACTTCGTAGCGAACTATCTATAACAATAGGTGATTGCGTATTAGTACTAACATTATGTATAAATGTAGCAGACGATATTTGGGATTTAACGCAAGAAATCGGCGATATGTTCGAGCAGGTCGGTGCATTTAATCAAGGCCTATCCCTAATGGCACCACATATTATAACGGATATTGAGAATGCTACTCCTCTAGATATAAAAGAAGGAGTTATTGAATTTAGAAACGTTACATTTAATTATCATCGCAACAATAATCTATTTTATAATAAGTCGGTATTAATACCAAGTAAACAAAAAGTAGGGCTAGTCGGATTTTCCGGTTCAGGGAAAACCACTTTTATTAGTTTACTTACTAGGTTGCACGATATAGAAGAAGGGATGATTTTAATAGATAATCAAAATATCAAACATGTAACTCAAGACTCTCTAAGAAAAGCTATTAGCCTTATACCGCAAGAACCGGTACTTTTTCATCGTACTATTTTGGAAAATATCAGATATGGGAAAAAAGATGCTACTCTTGAGGAAGTTATAGAGGCGGCAAAATCTGCACATATCCATGAGGTTATCGATAATTTACCTGACGGTTACGATACTATGTGCGGTGAGCGGGGGAATAACTTATCAGGCGGTCAGCGCCAAAGAATTATTATAGCAAGAGCTATCTTAAAAAATGCTCCTATTTTAATTCTCGATGAAGCAACAAGTGGTTTAGATAGCGAAACGGAAAGCCTAATTCAAGAATCCATGGGATATTTAATGCAAAATAAAACCGTGATAGTTATTGCTCACAGATTATCTACTTTACTAAACATGGATAGAATTTTAGTTTTTGAAAAAGGTAGCATAGTCGATGACGGTAGCCACACCGAATTACTAAAAAATAGTAAGCTATATCAAAAATTATGGAACTCTCAAGTTAAAGGATTGATAGTGTGAGTTTTATGAAACTATCTGATTTTGACTTTGATTTACCAAGCGAGCTTATTGCACAACACCCATCTGATAAACGTGACCACTCAGATTTATTAATTGCTGCTACAACACCTATTAAAACTAAATTTTATAATATAATTGATTACTTAAATGAAGGGGATTTATTAGTTTTTAATAATAGTAAAGTGATAAAAGCAAAGTTATATTTGGGAGAAAATATTACAATAAATTTGAATCAAAAATTATCAGATATAGTAAATTCAGTTGGATTCGGATACAAGGAGCGAGGAGCAAATCCTATAATAGGTGAGACGACGAGTAACGCAGTAGGCGAGTCCAAATCAATTGACTATGATTGTTGGACGGCTTTTGCGAAGCCTGCTAGAAAGTTGCATGTGGATGATGAATTTTATTTTGATAATCACAAGGTAATAATTACTGAAAAGCTTGCGATGGGTGAGATTAAAGTAAAATTTGTACTTGATGATATTTCGGTATTTGAATTTTTGGATAAATATGGTGAGATGCCTTTGCCGGTTTATATTAGACGCTCTAAACGTCATTGTGAGGAAGGGCGCAGTCCTGACGCGGCAATCTCATTACAAAATCCTAAGATTGCCACGGCATCCCAAAGGATGCCTCGCAATGACGATAGACTAGACAACGAACGCTATCAAACTGTCTATAGTCAAATAGAAGGCTCAGTTGCAGCCCCGACAGCAGGGTTGCATTTTACTAAGGGTATACTTGATAAGCTTGAAGCAAAAGGCATACAGACTGCATTTTTAACATTACATGTGGGAGCGGGAACTTTTTTACCTGTAAAAACCGAAAATATTCACGAGCATAAAATGCATACCGAGTATTGCTCCATTACTCCTGAAACTGCCAAAATCATCAATAAAGTAAAACAAAGGGGGGGGCGCATTATTGCAGTCGGCACTACGACACTTAGAACACTTGAGAGTTCTTGCAGTAACGGCATCGTAAAAGCAGGTGATTTTGAAACCGATATCTTCATAACCCCGGGTTTTAAATTTCAAACGGCAGACATGCTACTTACTAATTTCCATTTTCCGAAATCTACTTTATTTATGCTCATATGTGCTTTTGCCGGATTTAAAGAGATGCATGAATTATATAAATATGCTATAAAAGAAAAAATGTGTTTTTTTAGCTACGGCGATGCAACACTTTTATATAGAAAAATATGAATAGTATTAAAGGGTATTCTTTTTTGTAAATCTAGCCAAATTACCCTTTATAGAAGAAATTTGGCTTTTTGGTTCACGCGTGCGAGGTGATAATCGTGAACGTTCTGATATTGATATTGCCATCCTCTGTCCTAATGCAAGTAAAGATGACTGGCAACAAGTTTTAGAAAAAATATATGATGCAGATACACTTTTAAAAATAGATTGTGTACGATTTGATACATTAAATGATGATGATAAATTTAAACAAAATATCATTAATTTTAAAAAAATTCTTTATAAAGAAGGAGAAGTTCTAATGGGAAAAATATTTTGGCAAGATTAATTTAAAACACTAGGGCAAGTTATACAACGCTTACATGAGGTTATAGAGAGAACTAAACTAGATAAAGATCCTATTTTTTTAGATGCTGCTATTCAACGATTTGAATTCGTAATAGAACTATTTTGGAAAGTATTAAAGAAAATACTAGCTTATGAAAAAATTGATAGTACTACTCTGAAAGATGTCTTAAGTAAAGCTTTTCAATTTAGCATGATCGATGATGAAAAAATGTGGCTCGAAATGCTTGATGATCGTAATATTACTTCACATGCTTATAAATATGAAGATGCAAAACGAGTTTTTGGGAATATAAAGTTATACCTACCGATTTTAAAAAAACCTATAACAAACTAGAGAAAAAATATTTTGGATGATTAAATCCTCTACTTCATTAATACTGGATGAAAAACAGATCGCTTTATTAAAGGAATTAAAACAACTAGCAGCAGAACTTAATAAGCCTAGAAGTTTATTTAAATTCTTTAATCAAAACAATTTAAAAAGCGGTATTTATTTATACGGTCCGGTGGGTAGTGGTAAGACTATGCTGATGAATTCTTTTTTTGAAGAATTAACCACGCCTAAAATAATAATACATTACCAGAACTTTATGCAGGAAATTCATAAAATAATGCATAAATTACAAACAGAAAATCAAAAGGATATTATTCCAAAAATTGCTAAAGATTGTGCTAAAAAAGTCAGAATTCTTTGTATAGATGAATTTGAAATTAAAGACATAACCGATGCAATGATAATCGGCAGATTATTTAGTGAATTAATAAAGCAAAATATTTTTATTTTTATCACCTCTAATACAATACCTAATAATCTTTACAAAGATGGACTACAACGAGAATCTTTCTTGCCTTTTATAGAGATCATTAATAACAGATTTTATGTTAAGTGTCTTGATAATCACCACGATTATCGATTTGATAAGGCTTTAGGAGTTAAAGGGGATAGAATCATTTATCCCTTAACTTTAGAAAACCAAAACAAACTTAAAAAAATTATCACGGATATTAGCGATAATAACCTTGTTTCTCAAAATATTGAGGTTCTAGGTAGAGAAATATCATTTCAAAAAGTTCATAAAAAAATATTAGTAACAGATTATAATGAATTATTTACACGCGACCTTAGTTATATTGATTACGTTAATATTTGCCAAAATTTTAACGTTATTATAACGAGGAATGTTCAAATTATTGAGGCTAATGATACGAACACGGCCGTAAGATTCATTAATTTTATCGATAATGCCTATTTCTACAAAATCCTATTATTTATGACTCTTCAAGATAAACCTACTAAAATATATCAAGGTTCTAATCGGAGCGAAGAATTCAAGCGTACAATATCAAGACTAAATGAAATGAATAGTGAATCATATTTATTAAATAATGATTTTAGGAATTAGTTTCCTTGGGAGGCTATCTGTAAATAAACTTTAACCGATAATTTAATTTTTTTCGGTTAGCAATTATAAGATTTTTTGAAATATGGATAACTATTCCTTCAAAAATCTTATCAATTTTCGCTAAAAAAGCTCTTTAATTACTAATTAAAATTTATTTATAACCTCTAAGAAATTTAATAAATTCATCAGTATTGATCTTTATATCGTCTTCTAAATGTTCTTCTGTTGTCTTATCTACATAATGTCAACAGCGGTCGAAAAATGGGTCGCACCTCCATTTTACAGATGTGGATATTAAAAGGCTATACGTTCAATAAGAGTTCCGATGACTTTATCATGAATATCCAATGACTTGGAAAAACAAATTGTTTTACGTGTCAGTCTTTTGCATCTTGTTCTAAGATTTAAGTTACCCCGTTCTATCCGTTGAGTATATTTTTTACTAACAATGTGTTTTTTGGGATCTAATAACCTAGCATAACTTCCCCATCCATCTGTAAAGTAAAAAGTAACCTTAAAATCCTCCGGTTTTTTTCAGTAATGATTCTGATGTGCTATCACATCTCGTACCAAAAGTATAAGCAACTACTTTTAACAAAATCTTATCCAAAGAATACCAAAGCCATCTTTGTTTGGATTTATTCTGTACATAAGGCCATTGTTCATCTATTTCAGGAGCAATAATTACTTCTATCGTATTGATAGAATGATTTATCTTTTTTAACGCTAGATTTTTTTAAAACACGGATAACCGTATTGATACCCACTTTTAATACTCTTACTGTATCCCTAACTCCAGAGCCATTGATTGACATATCTACTATCTGAGCCTTGACTCCAGGCTTAGAGGCATTATTAATATATTACAGTTGAAAATATCGATTACACTGCTTGCATTGATATCTCTGTTGTTTTGAAATTGAATATCCCGCCTTTACTACTTTTTCTGTGTCGTTATAATATCTACACTTAACATCTATTCTTGATCTACACTTAACATATATTCTTGTCATAACTCCTTAACTATAATTCTCTCTTATTACTGTTTGAGGATTATAGACTATTCATGCTAAGCTGCAATACGGGGGCGCGGCCACTTTTTTAAGTATAGCGCCTAGATTTCCCTGATTTAGTCCTGCATTAAGTACGAGCATTAAATCCGCAGCTGTTATAAATTTAGTCTTGATTCCACATTGCGTAGCTGCATAACCAAGGGCAATAGCTATATGTGTTTTTCCTACTCCAGAAGGATCAAGCAAAATAATGTTTTCTTGTCTTTCTACAAAAGATAGGGAACTTAGATTTTCCAGAACCTTGCGTTTGACTCCTGTAGCAAAATCATAGTCAAAATCATCCAGCGTTTTTATAGCAGGAAAGTCTGCCATTCTTGTGAGTATTGATTTACTCCTATTTTGTCGCGCCAACAACTCTGTTTTTAATATTGACTCAAGGAAATCCGTATAACTTGAGTCTTCTTTACTAGAAGGACTGTGCGATATCAAAATAATTTTCAGCTACCTGAACAAGATTTAATGAGTGGCACATCTCTGCTATACGTTGGTGCTGCAGGTTCATAATGCCTCCAATATATCTAGTATACGCATAGGGAATGCTGCAAAGAAACTGTAGAAAATCGTTCTTCTTTACCTTCCATAATCTCTAATACCGCAGGATGACTACCGCTATAATCCAATGGTAGTGGTTGAGGAGTACTCCTCTCAGACTTTAATCTTTTTACAGGTATTTCACCTGTGGTGCCATGCACACGCATATTCGCTATATCTCGCAGCCATTTTAGCACCTCTGAATTTGCAGTATCCACATCCAACACTAGCTCTGCTGTTTTTAATTTTGTCACTAATGGGTTATAAAAGCTTTCTCTGAGATATCTATTAAATCGCTCAACCTTGCTCTTGGTTTTTGCTTGATAAGGTCTACACACTCTTAAGCGGAAACCATAATGTTTTGCAAAATCTAGCATTCCTTTATTAAAAAGATGTATGTCAAGACCATACGTATCTCTACCCAGTATTACTGTTTTCATATTGTCATAAAGCACTTCTTTTGGTACTCCGCCAAAATATTCAAATGCACGCTTATGGCATTCTATTAACGTTACAAGCTTCTCATTAGTAACAAATTCCACATAACTTGCTCGACTATATCCTAATGTAGCTACAAAAGCTGATAAAGTGTTCTTGCCTTTACGAAATTCAATCCAATCAACTTGCATCTGTTTACCGGATGCAGTCTCGAATCTTACCATATCCTCCTGCTTAGCTGCTGGCTTTATGCTTTTTAAATAATCTCTGAGTTGGGTCATCTTGCCCGTGTAACCCATCTCCTTTATCTCTTGAAACAATACAGTGCCGGGTAGCGATATAGGATAGGCTGATTTTATTCTTTCGCTCAAGTACTCCTTATACGGGGCTAGCTTTGTTATCAACTTCCTCCCATCCTTATATTTAGGGCTACCATCATATTTTAAATATTTACGTACTGTATTTACTGAAACACTTACTTCTCTTGATATACTTCTTAGGCTTGTGTCTTGTTTATTTAATATTTTTATTTCCATTATTTGCTCCAGTATTATCATTATTTTTTACCTCCTTACCCAGAAGATATTACTTTAATACTGTATCAATTTTTATCCATTGTGCTGTATCATTTTACTTCCGTTGCTAACAATAAAAAGGATAATAATCGCATGACATATAATTTGCCATTCTTTTATAAAAACTTCTAGGGGGAGTTGCGCCGTGATCAATCTCTATTACTTTACATTTCGGAGTTGAAAAAATAAGGTTAGCAAACCCTGATCCGTGCGGCCTAACTATTATTTTTGCTTTATTAAAAAGCTGGATCTGTTCATACGGAGAGGATAACTCTAGGTATATTACCATAAAACCGATTTTTTCAATTTTTTCTATTAATTCTTCTTCATTAACTATTTTTCGTGTAGAAGCGTATTTACGAGAAATATATATTTTATCGTATGCTTTACTATTGCCTTTAATAAAAATATTTCTTAAATCTTTTTTTAACCATAAAGGTAGAGATGTACCTTTTACCGGAATGAACGGTACAGATGGAACAATTAGTCTAGTAGTTTGAATTATACAATCGCTATTTGCCACAAAAAGCTTATCTTCCGGTATATTTAAATAATTTAATACTATTTTAATGACTTAATTTGCCATGGATATTTTAAATTATTAATGTAGATACGATCATATTCAAAATTTGATTCTTTTAATATAATTAATCTAGGCAAAATTTGTAACAGCCAATGATACCAATTTTCAGAACCTGGAGATGAAATTACTGCTAATTTTCAATTAGAATATAAAGGACTTTCTGTATTAATATCTCGTTTTTATTTAATAAACGATGTCGATCACCTAAGCTCGTTTGAGTGTCTTGTAAAATATAACCTTCTTGAGTTAAAATTCCACCTTCATTAATTGC includes the following:
- a CDS encoding ABC transporter ATP-binding protein; this translates as MIKYPTLSKSTFSLGIYFLKFDKVKITLLTVICILLGMIPAIDSILLQKIIDLIESFSDENADNLLSSMIYWAVFYALWWESINIAYRSYDYLYLKTMPVIKGKILNELYNYTQYHSHKFFQDNLAGHISNRITETARSFEMIISIFGEKILRKLAIIVFALVALYSVHYVFATIFILWITVFLGLSVLFSNKINKYSLNYARSQSFVAGSVVDAISNINAVRMFTAHKFERQHLETRVENAVADEQTMQFFMFKLRYALGTSCSIMIFIMIYYLSKLRSELSITIGDCVLVLTLCINVADDIWDLTQEIGDMFEQVGAFNQGLSLMAPHIITDIENATPLDIKEGVIEFRNVTFNYHRNNNLFYNKSVLIPSKQKVGLVGFSGSGKTTFISLLTRLHDIEEGMILIDNQNIKHVTQDSLRKAISLIPQEPVLFHRTILENIRYGKKDATLEEVIEAAKSAHIHEVIDNLPDGYDTMCGERGNNLSGGQRQRIIIARAILKNAPILILDEATSGLDSETESLIQESMGYLMQNKTVIVIAHRLSTLLNMDRILVFEKGSIVDDGSHTELLKNSKLYQKLWNSQVKGLIV
- the queA gene encoding tRNA preQ1(34) S-adenosylmethionine ribosyltransferase-isomerase QueA, which translates into the protein MKLSDFDFDLPSELIAQHPSDKRDHSDLLIAATTPIKTKFYNIIDYLNEGDLLVFNNSKVIKAKLYLGENITINLNQKLSDIVNSVGFGYKERGANPIIGETTSNAVGESKSIDYDCWTAFAKPARKLHVDDEFYFDNHKVIITEKLAMGEIKVKFVLDDISVFEFLDKYGEMPLPVYIRRSKRHCEEGRSPDAAISLQNPKIATASQRMPRNDDRLDNERYQTVYSQIEGSVAAPTAGLHFTKGILDKLEAKGIQTAFLTLHVGAGTFLPVKTENIHEHKMHTEYCSITPETAKIINKVKQRGGRIIAVGTTTLRTLESSCSNGIVKAGDFETDIFITPGFKFQTADMLLTNFHFPKSTLFMLICAFAGFKEMHELYKYAIKEKMCFFSYGDATLLYRKI
- a CDS encoding nucleotidyltransferase domain-containing protein; the encoded protein is MRGDNRERSDIDIAILCPNASKDDWQQVLEKIYDADTLLKIDCVRFDTLNDDDKFKQNIINFKKILYKEGEVLMGKIFWQD
- a CDS encoding HI0074 family nucleotidyltransferase substrate-binding subunit; the protein is MERTKLDKDPIFLDAAIQRFEFVIELFWKVLKKILAYEKIDSTTLKDVLSKAFQFSMIDDEKMWLEMLDDRNITSHAYKYEDAKRVFGNIKLYLPILKKPITN
- the zapE gene encoding cell division protein ZapE, whose product is MIKSSTSLILDEKQIALLKELKQLAAELNKPRSLFKFFNQNNLKSGIYLYGPVGSGKTMLMNSFFEELTTPKIIIHYQNFMQEIHKIMHKLQTENQKDIIPKIAKDCAKKVRILCIDEFEIKDITDAMIIGRLFSELIKQNIFIFITSNTIPNNLYKDGLQRESFLPFIEIINNRFYVKCLDNHHDYRFDKALGVKGDRIIYPLTLENQNKLKKIITDISDNNLVSQNIEVLGREISFQKVHKKILVTDYNELFTRDLSYIDYVNICQNFNVIITRNVQIIEANDTNTAVRFINFIDNAYFYKILLFMTLQDKPTKIYQGSNRSEEFKRTISRLNEMNSESYLLNNDFRN
- a CDS encoding IS1 family transposase; translation: MNHSINTIEVIIAPEIDEQWPYVQNKSKQRWLWYSLDKILLKVVAYTFGTRCDSTSESLLKKTGGF
- a CDS encoding IS1-like element transposase gives rise to the protein MSINGSGVRDTVRVLKVGINTVIRVLKKSSVKKDKSFYQYDRSNYCS
- a CDS encoding ATP-binding protein, with amino-acid sequence MISHSPSSKEDSSYTDFLESILKTELLARQNRSKSILTRMADFPAIKTLDDFDYDFATGVKRKVLENLSSLSFVERQENIILLDPSGVGKTHIAIALGYAATQCGIKTKFITAADLMLVLNAGLNQGNLGAILKKVAAPPYCSLA
- the istA gene encoding IS21 family transposase, with the protein product MEIKILNKQDTSLRSISREVSVSVNTVRKYLKYDGSPKYKDGRKLITKLAPYKEYLSERIKSAYPISLPGTVLFQEIKEMGYTGKMTQLRDYLKSIKPAAKQEDMVRFETASGKQMQVDWIEFRKGKNTLSAFVATLGYSRASYVEFVTNEKLVTLIECHKRAFEYFGGVPKEVLYDNMKTVILGRDTYGLDIHLFNKGMLDFAKHYGFRLRVCRPYQAKTKSKVERFNRYLRESFYNPLVTKLKTAELVLDVDTANSEVLKWLRDIANMRVHGTTGEIPVKRLKSERSTPQPLPLDYSGSHPAVLEIMEGKEERFSTVSLQHSLCVY
- a CDS encoding glycosyltransferase family 61 protein encodes the protein MANSDCIIQTTRLIVPSVPFIPVKGTSLPLWLKKDLRNIFIKGNSKAYDKIYISRKYASTRKIVNEEELIEKIEKIGFMVIYLELSSPYEQIQLFNKAKIIVRPHGSGFANLIFSTPKCKVIEIDHGATPPRSFYKRMANYMSCDYYPFYC